Proteins encoded in a region of the Paenibacillus pedocola genome:
- a CDS encoding alkene reductase: MEKLWTKIKVGNLELPHRLAMAPMTRSRAEEDGTPGELSSQYYAQRASMGLLITEGAQPSDDGQGYLRTPGIYTEKHIEGWKKVTDAVHEAGGYIYIQLMHVGRVSHPDNTPHHRQPVAPSAIAPGVETFTATGMQDTPAPRELSKEEIQITIADYRKAAAAAIEAGADGVEIHGANGYLINQFIGENSNKRTDEYGGSIENRARFAIEVAKAVIDEIGAERTGFRISPGTPLGGIQDGEQGPDLYRYLTQELAKLNLAYLHIMHLGNDELLQDIRSLWTNPLLVNRAGRGLENIGVDIESGLADLAPIGVWSLANPDFVERLKAGAPLNEADPATFYGGGSKGYTDYPTLKELESQKG, translated from the coding sequence ATGGAAAAACTGTGGACTAAAATAAAAGTCGGCAATTTGGAATTACCGCATCGCTTAGCGATGGCACCAATGACACGCAGCAGAGCAGAGGAAGATGGTACACCGGGAGAATTAAGCTCCCAGTATTATGCTCAAAGAGCATCGATGGGACTACTTATTACAGAAGGTGCACAACCTTCTGATGATGGTCAAGGGTACTTAAGAACACCTGGGATCTATACGGAAAAGCATATTGAAGGGTGGAAAAAGGTTACTGATGCCGTGCATGAAGCAGGCGGGTATATTTATATTCAATTAATGCATGTCGGTCGTGTGTCGCACCCTGACAATACTCCTCATCACCGGCAGCCCGTTGCACCCTCTGCAATTGCACCAGGAGTGGAAACGTTTACGGCTACAGGCATGCAGGATACCCCCGCACCACGTGAGTTGAGTAAAGAAGAGATTCAAATAACCATTGCAGATTATCGTAAAGCTGCTGCCGCTGCTATTGAAGCAGGCGCTGACGGCGTTGAAATTCATGGAGCAAACGGTTATCTAATCAACCAATTTATCGGTGAAAATTCCAATAAACGTACGGATGAATATGGTGGATCTATAGAAAATCGAGCTCGCTTCGCGATTGAAGTAGCCAAAGCCGTCATTGACGAGATCGGGGCAGAGAGAACTGGCTTCCGCATTTCGCCAGGGACCCCTCTTGGCGGGATTCAAGATGGTGAACAAGGTCCTGATCTTTATCGTTATCTGACACAGGAATTAGCAAAATTGAATTTAGCTTACCTTCATATTATGCACCTTGGAAACGATGAATTGCTTCAAGATATTCGTTCCTTATGGACGAATCCGTTGTTAGTCAATCGGGCTGGACGGGGACTGGAGAATATTGGTGTTGATATCGAGAGTGGTCTAGCTGATCTGGCACCTATTGGGGTATGGTCATTGGCTAATCCGGATTTTGTGGAACGACTTAAAGCAGGCGCTCCATTAAATGAAGCAGATCCTGCAACATTTTATGGTGGTGGAAGCAAGGGTTATACGGATTATCCTACGTTGAAAGAATTGGAATCGCAGAAGGGCTAA
- a CDS encoding SDR family NAD(P)-dependent oxidoreductase, which yields MVIVGAGPGLGFSLAKIFGRNGFRIAMVSRTQEKLDQYAEQLDRMGIEAQGFAADITDKIQLTRAFQEIKSTFGTIDVMEFSPHSGSVSTTSVLDTTDESALRIFNNVVVGAINSARQVIPEMTERGEGALLFTSDLSAMSPSPMFGNSGIAMSGLRNYILNLHDRLHPLGVFVGHLSISPLIKKGTGFDPDQVAEAWYNLYETRTEAEDTFPKGIMQFIN from the coding sequence ATGGTTATTGTCGGTGCAGGACCAGGTCTGGGGTTCTCACTGGCCAAAATTTTTGGAAGAAATGGATTCCGTATCGCTATGGTTTCAAGAACACAGGAGAAGCTGGATCAATATGCTGAGCAGCTGGACAGGATGGGCATTGAAGCTCAGGGGTTTGCTGCCGATATTACAGACAAAATACAGCTTACCAGAGCTTTTCAAGAAATTAAGAGTACATTCGGTACAATAGATGTCATGGAGTTTAGCCCGCATAGTGGTAGTGTCTCTACGACTTCTGTACTGGATACGACGGATGAGAGCGCACTTCGAATTTTCAACAATGTTGTAGTTGGAGCCATTAATTCAGCAAGACAAGTCATTCCGGAAATGACTGAACGAGGGGAAGGGGCACTTCTTTTCACAAGCGATCTTTCAGCAATGAGTCCGAGCCCCATGTTTGGAAATTCAGGTATAGCTATGTCAGGTTTAAGAAACTATATTCTTAATTTACATGATCGTTTGCATCCTTTAGGAGTATTTGTTGGACACCTGTCTATTAGTCCTTTGATCAAAAAAGGAACAGGCTTTGATCCAGATCAAGTCGCGGAAGCTTGGTACAATCTATATGAGACAAGAACAGAGGCAGAGGATACTTTTCCAAAGGGGATCATGCAATTTATTAACTAA
- a CDS encoding aldo/keto reductase: MLYVEYRVLGHTGLKVSSFVLGTGTFGFWGNNTEKDCAPILDEALAGGINLIDTADVYSSGQAEEILGELLKGRRQSVILATKGGMPMGGGQNQSGNSKYWIKRAVEDSLRRLQTDYIDLYQLHQPDLNTDIEETLSVLTDLVSEGKIRYIGTSNFQAWQVTEAQWISERKNSARFVSEQSPYSILNRSIEFDLLAATAKYGKGVLVWSPLSGGLLTGKYRFGEAVSSDSRAATFAGSLQSIVDPNREENRSKFEAIAKLQMLAEEAGLTLPHLAMAFTQAHSSITSAIVGARTIEQLRETLKGSDIRLSSDILDAIDSIVPPGVTLDATEKGWTPGWLQADKRRILR, encoded by the coding sequence ATGTTGTATGTGGAATATCGTGTATTAGGTCATACGGGTCTTAAAGTAAGCAGTTTTGTATTAGGTACAGGTACATTTGGTTTTTGGGGGAACAATACGGAGAAGGACTGTGCCCCCATTCTGGATGAAGCTTTGGCTGGAGGGATTAACCTAATTGATACGGCGGATGTCTATTCTAGTGGTCAAGCAGAAGAAATTTTAGGTGAATTACTAAAAGGACGCAGACAAAGTGTTATTCTGGCCACTAAAGGCGGTATGCCCATGGGCGGTGGACAGAATCAATCTGGAAATTCAAAATATTGGATTAAACGAGCAGTAGAGGATAGTTTGAGAAGGCTTCAAACCGATTATATCGATCTGTATCAACTACATCAGCCTGATCTTAATACCGATATTGAAGAAACGCTTAGCGTACTTACGGATCTGGTCAGTGAAGGGAAGATTCGCTACATTGGCACATCCAATTTTCAGGCCTGGCAAGTTACAGAGGCTCAATGGATAAGCGAACGCAAAAATAGTGCACGTTTTGTCTCTGAGCAATCCCCGTATTCCATATTAAACCGTAGTATCGAGTTTGATCTGCTTGCTGCCACAGCGAAATACGGAAAAGGTGTTTTGGTTTGGAGCCCACTTTCGGGAGGTCTATTAACTGGTAAATACCGTTTTGGAGAAGCGGTCTCCTCCGATTCAAGAGCAGCCACCTTTGCGGGAAGTTTGCAATCTATTGTTGATCCTAATCGGGAAGAAAACCGCAGCAAGTTTGAAGCCATAGCCAAACTCCAAATGCTGGCAGAGGAAGCGGGATTAACTTTACCGCATCTTGCTATGGCATTTACGCAAGCTCATTCTTCCATTACTTCAGCAATTGTAGGGGCTAGGACAATCGAGCAGCTCCGGGAAACCTTAAAGGGTAGTGACATCCGATTAAGCAGCGATATTCTGGATGCGATCGATTCCATTGTTCCGCCTGGAGTAACTTTGGACGCGACAGAAAAAGGATGGACTCCGGGTTGGTTACAAGCAGACAAACGAAGAATTCTTCGTTAA
- a CDS encoding TetR/AcrR family transcriptional regulator, giving the protein MARTKEFEINEVLDKAIQLFWMQGYEKTSMQDLVDFMGIHRRSIYDTFGDKHALYMKALQRYESTQNKKMRFLVERQEPVKELIRQFLESSMRKEGEPQGCFIVNSGVELGVLDPEVASLVEESYSKTEKLLYDLVQAGQQRGELRASLEPEAISHYLMNAWLGLRTMVKTATNQGKLTSIIHTILNTLD; this is encoded by the coding sequence TTGGCAAGAACCAAAGAATTTGAAATTAATGAAGTATTAGATAAAGCAATTCAACTGTTTTGGATGCAAGGTTACGAGAAAACTTCAATGCAAGATTTAGTAGACTTTATGGGAATTCACAGAAGAAGTATCTATGATACTTTTGGTGATAAGCACGCTTTATATATGAAGGCACTCCAACGCTATGAGTCTACTCAAAACAAGAAAATGAGATTCTTGGTTGAGAGACAAGAACCTGTAAAGGAATTAATCCGACAATTTCTAGAGTCTTCGATGAGGAAAGAAGGAGAACCTCAAGGATGCTTCATTGTTAATTCGGGTGTGGAGCTGGGAGTACTAGATCCCGAAGTTGCATCCCTTGTTGAAGAGAGCTATTCAAAAACGGAGAAGTTGTTATATGATCTCGTTCAGGCTGGTCAGCAAAGGGGGGAGCTTAGAGCTTCACTGGAGCCTGAGGCCATTTCTCATTATTTAATGAATGCCTGGTTAGGACTTCGTACGATGGTAAAAACAGCAACGAATCAAGGGAAATTAACAAGTATTATTCATACCATACTGAACACTCTAGATTGA
- a CDS encoding S-layer homology domain-containing protein encodes MRKLIVMYVIAVMIVACIPGAGYAQGNTDFTLSKSAENALPDQVLKVTLNGSNLKGLYAYEALITFDPDIVELEKAESKLEGFFIPPKTDNGKMTIAFTKIGKKAGEQGSTALSTIVFKGKAQGNAHIKLVSVKALDPNLTVTVYSYGTKFDDLAGYEWAKTEIEALASSGIIKGTSATTFSPGDNITRADFISLLVRAFKLNAEVDGNFNDVEQSDYYYKEVGIAKKLGIAQGTGDNQFEPRKRISRQDMMVAAARAMKIAGRMLDESVSDLNSFSDSSEVAAYAVSPLAQLVKQGIIKGYNGMIKPNDTAIRAEAAVIIYRLLNK; translated from the coding sequence ATGAGGAAATTAATCGTAATGTATGTAATTGCAGTCATGATCGTTGCTTGTATACCCGGCGCAGGATATGCACAAGGGAATACAGATTTCACTCTGAGTAAAAGTGCAGAAAATGCTTTGCCTGATCAAGTGCTGAAAGTTACGTTGAATGGAAGCAACTTAAAAGGCCTCTATGCATATGAAGCTTTGATTACGTTCGATCCGGATATTGTTGAGTTGGAGAAGGCGGAATCAAAGTTGGAGGGTTTTTTTATACCGCCAAAGACAGATAACGGAAAAATGACTATAGCCTTCACAAAAATAGGAAAGAAGGCAGGAGAGCAAGGAAGCACAGCCCTGAGTACCATCGTCTTCAAAGGGAAGGCTCAGGGAAATGCCCATATTAAGCTGGTATCCGTGAAGGCACTGGATCCGAATCTGACAGTAACTGTCTACAGTTATGGAACCAAATTCGACGATCTGGCAGGCTATGAGTGGGCAAAGACGGAGATAGAAGCTCTTGCATCTTCGGGAATAATCAAGGGAACGTCAGCTACTACCTTTAGTCCGGGAGATAACATCACCAGGGCAGACTTCATTAGCTTGCTGGTTAGGGCATTTAAACTTAATGCAGAAGTAGACGGCAATTTCAATGATGTAGAACAGTCCGACTATTATTACAAAGAGGTAGGGATAGCAAAAAAACTTGGAATTGCCCAGGGAACGGGCGACAACCAGTTCGAGCCGAGGAAACGCATATCCAGACAGGATATGATGGTGGCAGCCGCACGGGCAATGAAAATTGCCGGAAGAATGCTAGACGAGTCCGTTTCAGACTTAAACAGTTTCAGTGATTCCAGTGAGGTAGCAGCTTATGCAGTAAGCCCCTTGGCCCAACTGGTCAAGCAAGGAATCATCAAGGGCTACAATGGCATGATTAAGCCAAATGATACGGCGATAAGAGCGGAAGCAGCCGTCATCATATACAGGTTATTGAACAAGTAA
- a CDS encoding carbohydrate-binding protein, whose amino-acid sequence MKIWNKLLAMMMVVTLTFVSNPATVRVQAAATTLTPALAKTPGNGNPLFTQKFGADPFAMVYNGRVYVYMTNDVLEYNADGTVKDNGYSKINKITVVSSDDMVNWTDHGEILAAGPQGAAKWANNSWAPSAAHKTIDGKEKFFLYFADNGSGIGVLTADSPIGPFTDPIGKQLVSRSTPGASDVTWLFDPAVLVDDDGSGYLYFGGGIPAGKDADPGTARVAKLGADMISLDLDASGGTLGRINPPWLFEDSGIHKYNGKYYYSYCTNFSSGHPSDIPTGTIAYMVSDNPMGPFTFVKTILPNPATFFGAGGNNHHAIFEFNNQWYVTYHAQTLAKAMAESGLYPQMGGQPHGYRNAHINKVSFDANGVIQNITGDYTGVPQLKNLDPYTRVEAETIGWNGGISTESSTEPGGMVSSINLAVSNINDGDWTAVSKVDFGATGAGTFKAKVASGSGGGNIELYLDSADGTLIGTLPISNTGGENSWKTKTTSVSGATGVHDLYMVYKGSSTGNLFKVDSWQFEQKSAAHDLVAINASIDKQKIDIVSGTNQANMKVSAIYADGTSTEVTAEAVATPEQSGIVSINNGVVTGVGYGSTSIDVNYGGKTDTFNILVKDLNSELTVKKITVDNASVVLDSGKTATFKVTAEYVDGQTEDVTKTATYSNPSPAIADVAGGTITAKASGTTNVTVSFKGALGAAVTAQITVTVNTPAVVAIDAETAAENSVTAYVYGTINNHTWSLVDGQSTKAMFFGPNNGFTTSATDAASLAVNSRLGYKINFTTAGTYNVWILVKTLGFDSDSIHVGLDNQYKFTSNGIEGVSGGQFKWANISGNSGGIFGGATLNVTAGEHELNFWGREDGLAIDRIYLTTSSSTADPVWPPSNVSVTGVTLDKSTLSLATGSTETLTATITPADATNKTVTFSSNDTGVATVTGAVYDSSTGTTSITVHAIAAGNAVITVTTADGNQTAVSNVTVTPAVEPQVPTAALSADSSVNPGSSFIVAVSLNNAEQRVFAEDITLTYDSNIFEYVSAAGADNSIQIVTEDKATAGKVRLIAANIGGVSGASTPVLNLTFKVKAGVQNTTGTIAAAGAKLGMAPEGTVIEAALSSKSISIGRIEVVVDKTALTTTITKAQSLYDASVVGTLPGQYPQAAKDTLGAAINAAKAVKDNQSATQSQVDSAVTALISAKETFEAAVIKAASADLNNDKIINVGDLAIVAYYYGKDSTSPDWAKAKIADLNGDNKVDIIDLAYVATKILE is encoded by the coding sequence ATGAAGATATGGAATAAACTGCTCGCAATGATGATGGTTGTAACTCTTACATTCGTATCAAACCCGGCTACGGTAAGGGTACAGGCTGCAGCAACTACGCTCACTCCAGCATTGGCTAAAACGCCTGGCAACGGCAATCCGCTATTTACACAAAAGTTTGGTGCCGATCCATTTGCGATGGTTTATAACGGCAGAGTTTATGTGTACATGACAAATGATGTATTGGAGTACAATGCTGACGGGACAGTTAAGGATAACGGTTACAGTAAGATCAATAAGATTACGGTTGTTTCGTCCGATGATATGGTGAACTGGACAGACCACGGTGAAATCCTTGCAGCCGGGCCACAAGGTGCGGCAAAATGGGCAAACAACTCCTGGGCACCGTCGGCTGCACATAAAACGATAGATGGCAAGGAGAAGTTCTTCCTTTATTTTGCGGATAATGGAAGCGGCATTGGTGTGCTCACAGCGGATAGTCCGATCGGACCATTTACAGATCCAATTGGAAAGCAATTAGTAAGTAGAAGTACTCCTGGGGCTAGTGATGTTACATGGCTGTTTGACCCTGCAGTACTGGTTGACGATGATGGAAGCGGTTACTTATATTTCGGCGGCGGTATTCCGGCGGGGAAAGATGCTGACCCGGGAACCGCACGTGTTGCTAAGCTTGGTGCGGATATGATCAGTTTGGATCTGGACGCTAGCGGCGGTACTCTTGGACGAATCAATCCGCCGTGGTTGTTTGAGGATTCAGGCATCCACAAATATAACGGGAAGTATTATTACTCCTATTGTACTAACTTCTCTAGCGGGCATCCGTCGGATATCCCTACGGGAACAATTGCCTATATGGTAAGTGACAACCCAATGGGGCCGTTTACCTTTGTCAAAACAATACTGCCAAACCCTGCTACCTTCTTTGGTGCTGGAGGTAACAACCACCATGCGATTTTTGAATTCAACAACCAGTGGTATGTAACCTACCACGCGCAGACCCTTGCAAAAGCAATGGCAGAGAGTGGTTTATATCCACAAATGGGCGGGCAACCTCATGGATACCGTAACGCACACATCAATAAGGTAAGTTTTGATGCAAACGGAGTCATTCAGAATATTACAGGTGATTATACAGGTGTTCCGCAGTTAAAAAATCTTGATCCCTATACAAGGGTTGAGGCAGAAACCATAGGTTGGAATGGAGGAATATCCACTGAAAGCAGTACCGAACCCGGAGGTATGGTAAGCAGTATAAATCTGGCTGTGAGCAACATAAATGATGGGGACTGGACGGCCGTATCCAAAGTTGATTTTGGAGCTACAGGCGCCGGAACATTTAAAGCCAAGGTTGCAAGTGGTTCGGGCGGCGGAAACATAGAGCTGTATCTTGATAGTGCTGATGGCACATTGATCGGGACACTTCCAATTTCCAACACAGGCGGAGAAAATAGTTGGAAGACAAAAACAACAAGTGTTTCTGGTGCTACAGGAGTCCATGATCTATACATGGTATACAAGGGATCATCAACAGGTAATCTCTTCAAGGTAGATTCTTGGCAGTTCGAGCAAAAGAGCGCTGCTCATGATCTAGTTGCAATCAACGCATCCATCGATAAACAAAAGATTGATATTGTTTCAGGAACCAATCAGGCAAACATGAAGGTTTCAGCCATATACGCCGATGGAACAAGTACAGAAGTTACTGCTGAGGCCGTTGCAACACCGGAACAAAGTGGTATTGTAAGCATAAATAACGGAGTTGTCACTGGGGTGGGCTATGGCTCCACAAGCATTGACGTAAACTACGGCGGAAAAACTGACACTTTTAATATACTTGTGAAAGATTTGAACAGTGAACTGACGGTAAAGAAGATTACCGTTGACAATGCTTCAGTTGTATTGGATTCTGGCAAAACTGCAACATTTAAAGTAACAGCAGAATATGTTGATGGACAAACGGAAGATGTAACAAAAACAGCAACTTATAGCAATCCAAGTCCTGCTATTGCGGATGTTGCGGGCGGTACAATAACGGCTAAAGCAAGCGGAACAACCAATGTTACTGTAAGCTTTAAGGGGGCATTGGGTGCTGCTGTAACAGCTCAAATTACTGTAACTGTCAATACGCCTGCCGTAGTGGCTATTGACGCCGAAACAGCAGCAGAAAACTCAGTCACTGCCTATGTATATGGCACCATAAACAACCATACCTGGTCGCTTGTTGACGGACAGTCCACGAAAGCTATGTTTTTCGGGCCTAACAATGGGTTCACTACGTCAGCTACGGATGCAGCCTCTCTCGCTGTCAATTCCAGACTTGGGTATAAAATCAACTTTACGACTGCAGGAACCTATAACGTTTGGATACTTGTCAAGACGCTTGGATTCGATTCGGACTCCATCCACGTTGGATTAGATAATCAGTATAAATTCACTAGCAATGGTATTGAGGGTGTTAGCGGTGGTCAGTTTAAATGGGCTAATATCAGTGGTAACAGCGGCGGTATATTTGGTGGAGCTACTTTGAATGTTACTGCTGGCGAGCATGAATTGAACTTCTGGGGAAGGGAAGATGGACTTGCAATAGACCGGATCTATTTAACCACAAGCAGCTCAACCGCAGATCCTGTCTGGCCACCAAGCAATGTATCCGTGACAGGAGTAACACTTGACAAGAGTACATTAAGCTTGGCGACAGGTTCAACCGAAACACTTACGGCAACAATAACCCCTGCAGATGCAACAAACAAAACAGTAACCTTCTCATCAAACGATACTGGTGTTGCAACCGTAACGGGTGCTGTTTATGATTCTTCAACAGGTACAACAAGTATAACCGTTCATGCAATAGCTGCAGGAAATGCAGTCATTACGGTAACAACAGCAGATGGTAATCAAACAGCGGTAAGTAATGTAACGGTAACACCAGCTGTTGAGCCTCAAGTACCTACAGCTGCACTTTCAGCAGACAGCAGTGTGAATCCTGGAAGCAGCTTTATAGTGGCAGTAAGCCTGAACAATGCGGAACAAAGGGTTTTTGCCGAGGATATCACCCTGACCTATGATTCCAACATATTTGAATATGTGAGTGCGGCAGGTGCAGACAACAGCATCCAGATTGTTACAGAGGACAAAGCCACTGCGGGAAAAGTTAGGCTCATTGCCGCCAATATCGGAGGGGTATCTGGAGCGAGCACGCCGGTTCTGAATCTCACCTTCAAGGTAAAGGCCGGTGTTCAGAATACGACCGGAACGATTGCAGCTGCCGGGGCCAAGCTTGGCATGGCTCCTGAGGGGACCGTGATTGAGGCGGCTCTTAGCAGTAAGAGCATTTCAATAGGCCGTATTGAAGTGGTTGTAGATAAGACAGCTTTGACAACAACCATTACGAAGGCACAGAGCCTGTATGACGCTTCAGTAGTGGGCACACTGCCTGGTCAATACCCGCAGGCAGCCAAAGATACATTAGGTGCTGCCATCAACGCAGCAAAAGCTGTAAAAGACAACCAAAGTGCGACACAGTCCCAGGTTGACAGTGCCGTAACTGCACTCATCAGTGCAAAAGAAACCTTCGAGGCAGCGGTTATTAAGGCAGCGTCTGCAGACCTTAACAATGACAAAATCATCAATGTAGGTGACCTTGCGATTGTAGCTTACTATTACGGCAAGGACTCCACCAGCCCTGATTGGGCGAAGGCCAAGATCGCCGATCTGAACGGCGATAATAAGGTCGATATTATTGATCTTGCGTATGTTGCAACCAAGATACTCGAATAA
- a CDS encoding MFS transporter has protein sequence MSTTNLAKELPVLGVVKPQADGKLSFKERISYGLGDLGSNLMWGIVGSFLLYFYTDVALIPVAATGTLILVARILDSIIDPVIGGMVDRTNTKYGRSKPYILFGIIPFAIMLILTFTSPDISVTGKIIYASVTYIIAGLLYSLVNVPYGALMPMMTRSGEEKNQLSSFRMVGMAVGSIIVTALTTPMVEFFGGGNEKTGYLFTTVVFAVLSAIMFLVVYKNCKERYVEPVSAVKQKGALLQTYKSAFKNTPWVATILFSLLLFVRTGAIVSITIYFCLHVLHNPGMISILLPSLYVSILFSAAITPAFLRKFKQRKGNIIANVCFMIGVAIMPMLENNMTLFVGVWFLANVIGGISSGAVFSMIANSVDYNEWKFNKKAEGTLYAGYSFATKVGMALGSAVVGYTLAMSGYNAEKVSPEASSAINVLFFAIPLVCTVLQIIAVSFYKLDAIHPQVVRELEQRRSAV, from the coding sequence ATGTCAACGACGAATTTAGCGAAGGAACTGCCAGTGCTCGGGGTGGTGAAGCCGCAAGCAGACGGTAAGCTCAGCTTCAAGGAAAGAATCAGCTATGGTCTTGGGGATCTAGGCTCCAACCTCATGTGGGGGATTGTCGGAAGCTTTCTGCTGTACTTCTATACTGACGTTGCATTAATTCCGGTAGCGGCTACAGGGACTCTGATTCTGGTTGCACGGATTCTGGATTCAATCATTGACCCGGTTATCGGTGGCATGGTCGACCGGACCAATACGAAGTACGGCAGATCGAAGCCGTATATCCTGTTTGGCATTATCCCGTTTGCCATTATGCTGATTCTGACCTTCACCAGCCCTGACATTTCTGTAACCGGCAAAATCATTTACGCCTCCGTTACATACATTATCGCCGGTCTGCTGTACTCCCTGGTGAATGTACCTTACGGCGCGCTTATGCCAATGATGACCAGAAGCGGGGAAGAGAAAAATCAGCTTTCCAGCTTCCGGATGGTCGGTATGGCTGTCGGCAGTATTATTGTAACCGCTTTAACAACACCTATGGTCGAGTTTTTCGGCGGGGGTAATGAGAAGACCGGTTATCTGTTTACTACTGTCGTATTTGCCGTCCTTAGCGCCATTATGTTCCTTGTAGTCTATAAAAATTGTAAAGAACGTTATGTAGAGCCTGTATCTGCTGTTAAACAAAAAGGGGCCTTGCTTCAGACTTATAAAAGCGCATTCAAGAATACACCTTGGGTAGCTACGATATTGTTCTCGCTGCTGCTCTTCGTCCGGACAGGTGCCATTGTCTCGATTACCATCTATTTCTGCCTGCATGTGCTGCACAACCCGGGGATGATCTCTATCCTGCTTCCGTCGCTGTATGTGTCTATACTGTTCTCTGCTGCTATTACTCCAGCGTTCCTGCGGAAGTTCAAACAGCGTAAGGGCAACATTATCGCCAATGTTTGTTTTATGATCGGAGTAGCTATCATGCCGATGCTTGAAAATAATATGACCCTGTTCGTGGGTGTATGGTTCCTGGCTAATGTGATCGGCGGAATTAGCTCCGGTGCCGTGTTCAGTATGATAGCTAATTCCGTCGACTACAACGAATGGAAATTCAACAAAAAAGCCGAAGGTACCCTGTACGCAGGATACAGCTTTGCAACAAAAGTCGGAATGGCACTGGGCAGCGCTGTTGTCGGATATACACTGGCTATGTCCGGCTATAATGCTGAAAAGGTATCACCAGAGGCTTCCTCTGCCATCAATGTATTATTCTTTGCGATTCCGCTTGTGTGTACGGTACTGCAGATTATTGCCGTTTCCTTCTACAAGCTGGATGCCATTCATCCGCAGGTTGTCCGTGAACTGGAACAAAGAAGAAGCGCCGTATAA
- a CDS encoding ROK family glucokinase, translated as MDKSEKLYVGIDLGGTSVKVGLCNRHGELLAVYEGPTEAEKRAEGVLQNIELYVRELVGREGCDWEQIAGIGAGIPGFLDMETGVVKASPNLGWKDVPVKAILEERLGKEVRIDNDANVAALGEVWSGAAAGIPNAVCYTLGTGVGGGIIIKNVLCQGYSGMGGEIGHLGVVPAEEAITCGCGQKGCLETVSSATGIIYMAKEAVIRGEKTSLAHIREITAKDVLDAAKAGDQAAVRIVDRAADYLGKSMALLSVVVNPQRFVIGGGVAKAGSFLLDQIDHHFRKYALENAKANVDIVPAILGNNAGVVGAAGLHVFG; from the coding sequence ATGGATAAAAGTGAAAAGCTGTACGTAGGCATTGATCTGGGAGGGACCTCGGTTAAGGTGGGTTTGTGCAATCGTCACGGGGAACTGCTGGCTGTATACGAAGGGCCGACTGAAGCAGAAAAACGCGCCGAAGGCGTGTTGCAGAACATTGAGCTGTATGTGAGAGAGCTTGTGGGACGTGAAGGCTGTGACTGGGAGCAGATTGCCGGAATCGGAGCGGGAATTCCCGGATTTCTGGATATGGAGACCGGTGTGGTCAAGGCTTCTCCCAATCTGGGCTGGAAGGATGTGCCGGTCAAAGCCATTCTGGAAGAAAGACTCGGCAAAGAAGTGCGGATCGACAATGATGCCAATGTGGCTGCACTCGGGGAAGTATGGAGCGGTGCCGCTGCGGGAATCCCGAATGCGGTATGCTATACACTTGGAACAGGCGTAGGCGGCGGCATTATTATCAAGAATGTGCTCTGTCAGGGCTACAGCGGCATGGGCGGCGAAATCGGGCATTTGGGTGTTGTGCCTGCAGAGGAAGCCATTACCTGCGGCTGCGGCCAAAAGGGGTGCCTTGAAACTGTATCCTCCGCTACAGGGATTATCTACATGGCAAAAGAAGCAGTGATCCGCGGTGAAAAAACCTCACTCGCCCATATCCGTGAAATCACCGCGAAGGATGTGCTGGACGCGGCCAAAGCCGGCGATCAGGCCGCGGTACGAATTGTGGACCGGGCTGCAGATTATCTGGGTAAATCCATGGCACTGCTGTCGGTCGTGGTCAATCCGCAGCGTTTTGTGATCGGCGGCGGTGTAGCAAAGGCAGGCAGCTTCCTGCTGGATCAGATCGACCATCACTTCCGTAAGTATGCACTGGAGAATGCCAAGGCGAATGTGGATATTGTACCGGCTATCCTGGGCAACAATGCTGGCGTGGTAGGTGCGGCCGGGCTTCATGTATTCGGATGA